A window of Panicum virgatum strain AP13 chromosome 8K, P.virgatum_v5, whole genome shotgun sequence contains these coding sequences:
- the LOC120644864 gene encoding disease resistance protein Pik-2-like, protein MKDWMKQIRDVTCDIEDCIDDFAHRLSSDPGGDVYCAFFITRIYEVWTWQPRRDIASSITELKVRAQRIGERRMRYGIRNPKQVGNESGDRATGFDTAENQHTTLELIGTKKPVGVDKDMEELGKWIRVIAEEIKAPTETEIKGSTESAQKSSRDQRSQTQPKMQAPGVLSIVGFGGVGKTTIATSLFRKFGDQLDRRAIVTVSQSSDIEAILRSILIQVMPQSEDGLDHQGSSGGAQEKKWLKTAIGSICCTVVPKGQQDGSTSKKAQGNIQIMKLEQLKEELKKHLNNCSYLLLIDDVWSATTWDQIKKALPASNKSSRVMVTTRFQAVASTCKRDKGDYFHKVYELDEAEAKKLLMEAVPQENQKKIPSRLWQMCEGLPLLIVTMSGLVVCNTEKSMADWEQVCRTIVPDSVKILAQDRVTRILNHCYNDINAEINTCSLYLSIFPKGCKISRKRLTKRWIAEGFVSEKQGLSVEDVAEAYFNHLRMRKIIRAVEHSSNGKVKSYQVHDMILEYIVSKASEENFITVVGGHWLMAPPSSKVRRLSLQGSDSKHGSATESMNLSHVRSLTMFGSLTQLPSKSFKFAIVQVLDLEGCKDFKPHHTKDICKMLLLKYLSLRKTDIKRLPKKIGKLKYLETLDIRETNVTELPKTICQLERIVSILGGNKRTRKPLKLPEDMKKKTMKALRILSGIDIVEGPTTVADLHHLTDLRKLTIFKLNIRMGGKLFEELRSSIEYLGGYSLHTLVIDDESADFVKSLSALSSPPKFLNALELSGKLVELPKWITELEALTKLTLSVTVLKENALENLKQLKNLFSLTFSLTAAKLDPETAAIIEENKVQSDGEIIVPAGGFDNLKLLRFSAPFVPLLSFPDKAMPKLERIELRFSILEGVHGIENLKNLREVHLRIHDKAGENTKMIVEDVATAAREDENGLRVIVDHYHD, encoded by the exons ATGAAGGACTGGATGAAGCAGATCCGCGATGTCACCTGCGACATCGAGGATTGCATCGATGATTTCGCGCACCGCCTCTCCAGCGACCCCGGCGGCGACGTCTACTGTGCCTTCTTCATCACCAGGATCTACGAAGTCTGGACGTGGCAGCCTCGCCGCGACATTGCTTCCAGTATTACCGAACTCAAGGTGCGGGCGCAGCGGATCGGCGAACGGCGCATGAGATACGGCATCCGGAACCCGAAACAAGTCGGCAACGAGTCCGGTGACAGAGCAACTGGATTTGACACTGCTGAGAACCAGCACACAACCCTTGAGCTTATTGGCACCAAGAAACCCGTGGGAGTGGACAAGGACATGGAAGAGCTCGGAAAGTGGATTAGGGTGATCGCTGAGGAGATCAAGGCCCCAACTGAAACTGAGATAAAGGGTTCCACTGAGTCTGCTCAAAAGTCCTCCAGAGACCAAAGGTCCCAAACACAGCCTAAAATGCAAGCTCCAGGTGTCCTATCCATTGTTGGATTTGGAGGAGTGGGAAAGACTACCATTGCCACATCATTGTTCCGGAAATTTGGTGATCAATTAGACCGCCGGGCGATTGTCACAGTGTCTCAGAGCTCTGACATTGAGGCAATATTAAGAAGCATACTCATTCAAGTCATGCCACAATCTGAAGATGGCCTTGATCACCAAGGCAGTAGTGGTGGCGCCCAGGAGAAGAAATGGCTCAAGACTGCAATTGGCTCAATATGTTGTACTGTCGTACCCAAGGGCCAGCAGGATGGCAGCACCTCTAAAAAAGCACAGGGAAACATACAAATAATGAAGCTGGAACAACTCAAGGAAGAGCTCAAGAAGCACCTGAACAATTGCAG TTACCTGCTCTTAATTGATGATGTATGGTCTGCAACTACATGGGATCAGATAAAAAAGGCATTGCCCGCAAGTAACAAAAGCAGTAGAGTGATGGTTACCACACGGTTTCAAGCTGTTGCTAGTACATGTAAAAGAGATAAAGGAGATTATTTTCATAAAGTATACGAACTTGATGAAGCCGAGGCTAAAAAATTATTAATGGAAGCTGTGCCCCAAGAAAATCAGAAGAAAATTCCATCCAGGCTGTGGCAAATGTGTGAGGGCTTGCCGTTGCTCATAGTTACGATGTCTGGGCTCGTGGTCTGCAACACGGAGAAATCCATGGCTGATTGGGAACAAGTTTGCCGTACTATAGTGCCAGACTCTGTTAAGATTCTTGCCCAGGACAGAGTCACGAGAATACTGAATCACTGTTACAATGATATTAATGCTGAGATTAATACTTGCTCATTGTATTTAAGCATATTTCCGAAGGGTTGTAAAATTAGTAGGAAACGTTTGACAAAGCGATGGATAGCAGAAGGTTTTGTAAGTGAGAAGCAGGGGCTCAGTGTGGAGGATGTAGCAGAGGCATACTTCAATCATCTCAGAATGAGGAAGATTATACGAGCCGTGGAGCACAGCAGCAATGGAAAGGTGAAGAGCTATCAAGTTCACGACATGATTCTTGAGTACATTGTGTCCAAGGCAAGTGAAGAGAACTTCATCACAGTGGTTGGTGGCCACTGGCTCATGGCACCACCAAGCAGCAAAGTCCGTCGGTTATCCCTTCAAGGCAGTGACTCAAAACATGGGAGTGCAACAGAGAGCATGAACTTGTCTCATGTCCGATCGCTGACCATGTTTGGGAGCTTGACTCAGCTGCCTTCGAAATCATTCAAGTTTGCAATTGTTCAAGTGCTAGATCTTGAAGGCTGTAAGGATTTCAAACCGCATCATACCAAGGATATATGCAAAATGCTTCTTCTCAAGTATCTCAGCCTCCGAAAAACAGACATTAAGAGGCTTCCTAAAAAGATTGGAAAACTCAAGTATTTGGAGACCCTTGACATAAGGGAGACCAATGTTACAGAACTACCTAAAACCATCTGCCAGCTTGAACGAATTGTGAGCATACTTGGTGGGAATAAACGAACACGGAAGCCATTGAAACTTCCTGAGGACATGAAGAAAAAAACAATGAAGGCTCTGCGAATACTATCAGGTATTGATATTGTTGAAGGGCCAACTACAGTAGCAGACCTTCATCATCTGACCGATCTCAGGAAACTCACCATTTTCAAGCTCAACATCAGGATGGGTGGTAAGCTTTTTGAGGAGTTAAGGTCCTCGATTGAGTACCTCGGTGGCTACTCTCTCCACACCCTGGTAATCGATGACGAGTCAGCTGACTTTGTTAAATCACTGAGTGCCCTCTCTTCCCCTCCCAAGTTTCTTAATGCTCTTGAACTGTCCGGTAAGTTGGTTGAGCTCCCGAAATGGATCACAGAACTGGAGGCTCTCACAAAGCTAACCCTCTCGGTGACAGTGCTCAAGGAAAATGCTTTGGAGAATCTTAAACAACTCAAGAACCTGTTTTCTCTGACATTTTCACTTACGGCTGCAAAATTGGATCCGGAAACAGCCGCCATTATTGAGGAAAACAAGGTGCAATCCGATGGGGAAATCATTGTTCCAGCTGGCGGATTTGATAATCTGAAGCTACTCCGCTTCTCTGCTCCTTTTGTGCCGCTACTAAGCTTTCCAGATAAGGCAATGCCGAAACTTGAAAGGATTGAGCTACGTTTCAGCATTCTGGAGGGAGTGCATGGCATAGAAAACCTCAAAAATCTCAGAGAGGTGCATCTCAGGATACATGATAAAGCAGGCGAGAATACTAAGATGATAGTAGAGGATGTGGCAACTGCAGCAAGGGAAGATGAAAACGGCCTTAGAGTAATCGTTGATCACTATCATGATTAA
- the LOC120645815 gene encoding uncharacterized protein K02A2.6-like, with amino-acid sequence MLAQALQTIPITWPFAVWGLDMVGPLSKAPRGFTHLLVAVDITKWIEARPITTAKSAQAAAFFQDIVHRFGVPNSIITDNGTNFTGKEFLEFCDDHHIRIDWAAVAHPSMNGQVENVNNMVLQGLKPRIFNRLKKFAGRWVAELPAVLWSLKTTPSQATGFTPFFMVYGSEAILPTDLEYGSPRVKAYNEQGSDATLEDAMDQLDEARDVALLRSAKYQQTLRRYHHHRVRGACIQRWRLGAAGPGKRSDLSLDRVQLRVGVIRRVPLTQLVKGNVGVVDARDGEGALHSDE; translated from the exons ATGCTGGCTCAAGCGCTCcaaaccatccccatcacgtggccctttgcggtctggggaTTGGACATGGTTGGACCCCTGAGCAAGGCGCCCAGGGGCTTTACCCACCTGCTTGTCGCCGTGGATATCACgaaatggattgaagcaaggCCTATTACGACGGCCAAGTCGGCGCAGGCTGCAGCTTTCTTCCAAGACATCGTCCACCGCTTTGGGGTGCCAAATTCCATCATCACGGACAATGGCACGAATTTTACGGGGAAAGAATTCCTCGAATTTTGTGACGATCACCATATCCGCATTGACTGGGCAGCGGTGGCCCACCCGAGCATGAACGGACAGGTCGAGAACGTGAACAACATGGTCCTACAGGGACTCAAGCCTAGAATCTTCAACCGGCTCAAAAAATTCGCAGGGCGGTGGGTCGCGGAGCTCCCAGCCGTCCTGTGGAGCTTAAAAACAACTCCGAGCCAAGCCACCGGGTTTACGCCATTCTTTATGGTGTACGGTTCTGAGGCCATTCTGCCTACCGATCTGGAATACGGCTCCCCGAGGGTGAAGGCCTACAACGAGCAGGGATCGGATGCCACCCTCGAGGATGCCATGGATCAGCTCGATGAGGCGCGCGATGTCGCGCTCCTACGATCGGCCAAGTACCAGCAGACGTTGCGTCGGTACCATCACCACCGCGTCAGGGGGGCGTGCATTCAACGTTGGCGACTTGGTGCTGCG GGCCCGGGCAAAAGGAGCGACCTCTCCCTCGATCGCGTCCAGCTCCGCGTCGGTGTAATCCGCCGGGTACCCCTGACTCAGCTCGTCAAGGGCAATGTTGGCGTAGTGGATGCGCGTGACGGCGAAGGCGCACTGCACTCCGATGAATAG
- the LOC120645816 gene encoding uncharacterized protein LOC120645816, with the protein MGSQRQPVPGGIFANDLYKPSIRFEEEERPQVGPSNEGAGARPATPDPNPTSETTGTQCPNPHSPDPPEKGSGARGSVSLLSDAEVMELDEEQVPAPDPAGDWREPYINYLLQDMLPADRTEARRLARRGKSYVLVDGDLYKRSHTRILQCCIPIERGRQLLIDIHSEVCGHHAAPRTLVGNVFR; encoded by the coding sequence ATGGGATCGCAACGCCAGCCTGTTCCCGGCGGGATCTTTGCCAACGACTTATACAAGCCCTCCATCCGtttcgaggaggaggagcggccacAGGTCGGACCATCTAATGAGGGCGCGGGGGCACGCCCCGCGACTCCCGACCCCAACCCAACATCGGAAACGACGGGGACCCAGTGCCCGAACCCGCATAGCCCCGACCCTCCTGAAAagggctcgggggctcggggGTCGGTGTCGCTCCTTTCCGATGCCGAAGTCATGGAGCTGGATGAGGAGCAGGTCCCAGCTCCCGACCCCGCAGGAGACTGGAGGGAGCCCTACATCAACTATCTCCTCCAGGACATGCTCCCCGCCGACAGGACGGAGGCCCGCCGGCTCGCCCGGCGCGGCAAATCATACGTCCTGGTCGACGGGGATCTTTACAAGCGGAGCCACACGAGGATTCTGCAGTGCTGCATCCCCATTGAGCGGGGGAGACAACTGCTAATCGACATCCACAGCGAAGTCTGCGGACACCACGCCGCTCCAAGGACCCTGGTTGGGAACGTGTTCCGCTAG